A section of the Phaseolus vulgaris cultivar G19833 chromosome 8, P. vulgaris v2.0, whole genome shotgun sequence genome encodes:
- the LOC137824074 gene encoding UDP-glycosyltransferase 92A1-like — translation MAEAAKKNGHIVMIPFMAQGHIIPFLQLARQIQHKTTFNITIANTPLNVQYLRSALSSTSPHQIRLAELHFNSTQHGLPPNIENTEKLPLNLIGKLFKSSLSLEAPLRSLISQITEEEGYPPLCLISDVFLGWVNNVATSLGIRNLCFTTCGAYGTLAYISIWSNLPHRKTDSDEFWVPGFPQNYRFHRTQLHKFLRQADGTDEWSQFFIPAIALSMKSDGWICNTVEEMEPLGLQLLRKYLQSPVWTVGPLLPPTALKGSKHRAGKESGIALEACMEWLDLKDENSVVYVSFGSQNTISASQMMALAEGLERSGRSFLWVIRPPVGFDMNGDFREEWLPKGFEERMRDTNRGLLVHKWGPQLEILSHKSTGVFLSHCGWNSVLESLGHGVPMIGWPLAAEQAYNVKMLVEEMGVAVELTRTVETTITGEQVKKVIDIVMDQEEQGKEMKEKANEIAAHMRDATTENGEEKGSSVRAMDDLVTTILSPKHL, via the coding sequence ATGGCAGAGGCAGCAAAGAAGAATGGCCACATCGTGATGATACCCTTCATGGCACAAGGCCATATCATCCCATTCCTCCAACTAGCACGCCAAATCCAACACAAGACAACCTTCAACATCACCATAGCCAACACACCCCTCAACGTTCAATATCTTCGATCTGCACTTTCTTCCACTTCCCCTCATCAAATCCGTCTTGCTGAGTTACATTTCAACTCTACCCAACATGGTTTGCCACCAAACATAGAGAACACAGAAAAGCTTCCTCTCAATCTCATAGGCAAATTGTTTAAATCATCACTCAGCCTTGAGGCTCCTCTACGCTCCCTCATATCACAGATCACAGAAGAAGAGGGTTACCCTCCACTTTGCTTAATATCTGACGTGTTCCTTGGCTGGGTTAACAACGTTGCAACCAGCTTAGGTATTAGGAATCTATGCTTCACCACTTGTGGTGCTTATGGAACTTTAGCCTACATCTCTATCTGGTCCAACCTTCCTCACAGGAAAACAGACTCTGATGAGTTCTGGGTTCCGGGGTTCCCTCAAAACTACCGCTTCCACCGTACTCAATTGCATAAATTTCTAAGACAAGCTGATGGCACTGATGAATGGTCACAGTTCTTCATTCCAGCAATTGCTCTTTCTATGAAGTCCGACGGATGGATTTGCAACACGGTTGAGGAGATGGAGCCTTTGGGGTTGCAGCTTCTGAGGAAGTATCTTCAAAGTCCTGTTTGGACTGTGGGGCCTCTTCTACCACCTACTGCACTCAAGGGTTCAAAACATCGTGCAGGAAAGGAATCTGGCATAGCCCTTGAAGCTTGCATGGAGTGGCTGGATTTGAAGGATGAGAATTCTGTTGTCTACGTTTCTTTTGGATCACAGAACACAATCAGTGCCTCCCAAATGATGGCGTTGGCTGAAGGGTTGGAAAGGAGTGGGAGATCGTTTCTTTGGGTGATAAGGCCCCCTGTTGGTTTTGACATGAATGGAGACTTCAGAGAAGAGTGGTTGCCAAAAGGATTTGAAGAGAGAATGAGGGATACCAATCGTGGCTTGTTGGTACACAAATGGGGACCTCAATTGGAGATCTTGTCGCACAAATCCACTGGAGTATTTCTAAGCCATTGTGGGTGGAACTCTGTGTTGGAGAGCCTTGGCCACGGGGTGCCAATGATTGGGTGGCCACTAGCTGCAGAGCAAGCATATAATGTGAAGATGTTGGTGGAGGAGATGGGTGTGGCTGTGGAGCTCACTCGAACTGTGGAAACCACCATTACAGGAGAGCAGGTTAAGAAGGTCATAGATATAGTGATGGACCAAGAAGAGCAGGGAAAGGAGATGAAGGAGAAGGCAAATGAGATTGCAGCTCACATGAGAGATGCCACAACAGAGAATGGGGAAGAAAAAGGGTCTTCGGTAAGAGCAATGGATGATCTTGTTACAACCATTTTGTCACCCAAGCATCTGTGA
- the LOC137827055 gene encoding UDP-glycosyltransferase 92A1-like — protein sequence MLLNTFLLSPATLLFCFQLQLPTMAEEAKKKRHIVMVPIMAQGHIIPFLALARQIQHTTSATFTITIATTPLNILHLQSALSSTSPNQIRLAELPFNSSQHGLPPNTENTEKLSVTQLVNFCHSTLSLEAPLRSLISRITEEEGQPPICVISDVFLGWVNKVANSLGTRNLTFTTCGAYGTLAYVSLWLNLPHKKTHSDQFWIPGFPQSYRFHRTQLHRYLREADGTDDWSQFTIPQISHSMKSDGWICNTAAEIEPLGLHLLSKYLQLPIWAVGPLLPPAVLKGSRHRSGKKCGVALEACMEWLDLKDENSVVYISFGSQNTISAPQMMALAEGLEESAISFIWVLRPPVGFDVNGDFREEWLPKGFEERMRDTKRGLLVHKWAPQLEILSHKSTGVFLSHCGWNSVLEALSYGVPIIGWPLAAEQTYNVKMLVEEMGVAVELTRSVETTISGEEVKKVIDIVMDKEGKGKEMKEKAKEIASDMRKAITQKGEKKGSSLRAMDDLVRTILSPKSL from the coding sequence ATGCTCTTgaacacttttcttttatcaccAGCAACACTTTTGTTCTGTTTTCAGCTTCAGCTCCCTACAATGGCAGAAGAAGCAAAGAAGAAGAGGCATATAGTGATGGTACCCATCATGGCGCAAGGACATATCATCCCGTTCCTCGCACTAGCAAGACAAATCCAACACACTACATCAGCAACCTTCACCATCACCATAGCCACCACCCCTCTCAACATTCTACACCTACAGTCTGCACTTTCGTCCACTTCTCCTAATCAAATCCGTCTTGCTGAGTTACCCTTCAACTCTTCCCAACACGGTTTGCCACCAAACACAGAGAACACCGAGAAGCTTTCTGTCACTCAACTGGTAAATTTCTGTCATTCAACACTCTCGCTTGAGGCTCCTCTTCGCTCCTTGATATCACGCATAACAGAAGAAGAGGGTCAGCCTCCAATCTGCGTGATATCTGACGTGTTCCTTGGCTGGGTTAACAAAGTTGCTAATAGTCTGGGCACTAGGAACCTAACCTTCACCACTTGTGGTGCTTATGGAACTTTGGCCTACGTTTCTCTCTGGTTGAACCTCCCCCACAAGAAAACACACTCTGATCAGTTCTGGATTCCCGGGTTCCCTCAAAGCTATCGCTTCCATCGCACTCAATTGCATAGATATCTAAGAGAAGCTGATGGCACTGATGACTGGTCACAATTCACAATTCCACAGATTTCACATTCTATGAAGTCTGATGGGTGGATCTGCAACACGGCTGCAGAAATAGAGCCTCTGGGGTTGCATCTTTTGAGCAAGTATCTTCAACTTCCTATTTGGGCCGTGGGGCCACTCCTTCCACCTGCTGTACTCAAGGGCTCAAGACATCGCTCAGGGAAGAAATGTGGCGTGGCTCTTGAAGCATGCATGGAGTGGCTGGACTTGAAGGATGAGAATTCTGTTGTCTACATTTCTTTTGGGTCACAGAACACGATCAGTGCCCCCCAGATGATGGCCTTGGCTGAAGGGTTGGAAGAGAGTGCGATATCGTTTATTTGGGTTTTAAGGCCACCTGTTGGTTTTGACGTGAATGGAGACTTCAGGGAGGAATGGTTGCCAAAAGGGTTTGAGGAGAGAATGAGGGACACCAAGCGTGGATTGTTGGTGCACAAATGGGCACCCCAGTTGGAGATTCTGTCACACAAATCCACTGGAGTGTTTCTAAGCCATTGTGGATGGAACTCTGTGTTGGAGGCTCTTAGCTACGGGGTGCCAATCATTGGGTGGCCACTTGCTGCAGAGCAAACATACAATGTGAAGATGTTGGTGGAGGAAATGGGTGTGGCCGTGGAGCTCACTAGATCTGTGGAAACTACCATTTCTGGGGAGGAAGTGAAGAAGGTGATAGACATAGTTATGGACAAAGAAGGGAAAGGAAAGGAGATGAAGGAGAAGGCAAAGGAGATTGCATCTGATATGAGAAAGGCAATAACACAGAAAGGGGAAAAAAAAGGGTCTTCTCTAAGAGCAATGGATGATCTTGTTAGGACCATTCTATCTCCCAAGTCTTTGTGA